The Triticum aestivum cultivar Chinese Spring chromosome 5A, IWGSC CS RefSeq v2.1, whole genome shotgun sequence genomic sequence GTGCTTCACAATCAAAAGATAGTATATGTTGAATTTTAGATGTAGAACCAACTAGCTAATCCAAAAGATCAAACTCCTAAAGAAAGATGCACAATCCTATATTTAAGTCATACTAGAAATGATCCTTGGGATCATCATTCAGTGAAATAGTCGAGATACTAAACCCATTTCCGGAGTCGGCACCAGCGTTCCTAGTGTAAAACATTGACGCTGGCTTTGACGGGGCACCGAGGGACACCATGTCGCTCCCAAGCATCATGCCCACCGCAGACATCACCGGCCTGTCCACCGGGTTCTCCTGGACGCACATTAGCCCGACCTGGATGCACCTCCTCGCGTCGCTCTCCGAGAAGCTGTTGTTCATACACGGGTCCATCATCTCCAGCACCGTTCCAGACGTCCAATGCTGCCAGATCTGCACggacaattttttattttttgcaacaagTTAGTCATTTGTGGCAATTGTCTAGATATAGTAGCGATGGAGCGCAACAGAGTAAATTGCAAGAAAGAAATCACCACTTTAAAGGCTAGGTTAGCAGAAAACACTACTATACATTTTTTTGGCAGAAAACAACATGTCTAGCGTAATTTTTTTGCAAATAACATTAGTCGGCAGATTAGGGTCAGTTGAACGCgtttatgacatgtgggtcccgtatTTTGCTGACGTGGCATAACATCTTCCAGAGATGGCGTTAGAGGGGTTCTTTTTGCCAAAAACGCCTCAAAAAAACAACCTACCTCACCTGCCCCCACCCGACACCTGATCCGGTGAGATCCGCCCCTGTCCTGCTGCTGCTCCGGCGTGGTCGCAGTTGCTGGAGAAGGTCGGGCGCGCGAGGGTGTCGGCGACGAGCCCAACCCTTCCTCTACTCCTACAGGCCGCCTGGATCGACCATGTACGTCGCGCCGTGGATGAGCGCGGCCATCGCCATCGACGAGCGCCAAGGACGTCGCGTCGTggatgccgccgccatcgacgagcGCCAAGGACGTCGCGCCAATCGCTCTCCACCGCCTCCTAGTGCCCTATGGCGCGCCCCCGCCTTGCCGGCGTGGCCACCAATGGTCTGGCACCCCGACGACCGCCCGCCGTCGCCTCCCAGACtcggaagccgccgccgcctcccagacCCGGACGACCGCGGCCGGCGCCTCCCAGACCCggacgaccgccgccgccgccttccagaCCCGGACGACCGCCGCTGGCGCCTTCCAGACCCGgacgaccgccgccgccgcgcctcccagACCTTGATGGCGCGCCCCCTCGCCATTGACGAGAGCCATCCTTGTGTTGATGTTCTGCTCGCGTGCTTGGATAGGCTCAGGGAGCTGATTGCTTTTTGGGTTTTCATCTAAGGGTGTTCCTTCAAATTACAGGGACTTGTTTGTAAATCTAGATAAAGACATCATCTAACGCCGTCTCGGCCAAGCCGTTATGCCACGTCGGCAAAAtctggacccacctgtcataaacaTACTTAAAGCGCTCCAATCCGTCGATCAGTGTTATTTGCAAAAAGATTATGCTAGACGTGGTGTTTTCTGCGAAAAAAAATGTATAGgagtgttttctgcaaacctagcctTTAAAGTAGTGGTTTGTTGTAATTTACTCagcgcaacaatatgatgcataccATGGTCAAGAGATCTTCAGATTGCAAGGTGTCACTGTTCTTCCTTCCCGTAACGATCTCCAGAGCCATTACCCCGAAGCTGAACACATCCGATTTCACGGAGTAGTTCCCGCGCATCAAGTACTCTGGCGCCATGTATCCACTGAAATAGCACAACACAGCATGTTCCAACGTGGTTAACGAACGTTGCCCTTATTTTAGCTACAAAAGAGAAACAAACATGGACTACAATGGTACTAGTACTAATACTTACTATGTGCCGATGACACGGTCGGTGACGCCCTGCGTCTGGCCTCGCCCGAAGAGCCTCGCGAGGCCAAAGTCGGAGATCTTGGGGTTCATGTCGGCGTCGAGAAGCACGTTGCTGGCTTTGAGATCACGATGGACGACCTTGAGCTGGGAGTCTTCATGGAGGTACTGCAGGCCTCGAGCGATCCCACGTATGATCCTCTGCCTCTTTCCCCAGTCAAGCTGCTCCCCTTTCTCAGTGTCTGCCGTGCGTTTGCAAGTTCAGAAAGTGCAACTTAGAGTTTCTGATCATAGGTAGCAAACCAAAACATTACCAAATAGGATCTGGTCGAGGCTCCGGTTGGGGATGAACTCGTAGACGAGCAGCCGCTCCTGCTGCTCCAGGCACACGCCGACAAGCCTGACGAGATTCTTGTGCTTGAGCTTCACCACCAGGGCGAGCTCGTTCTTGAGCTCCTCCACTCCTTGCGTCGAGCTCTTGGATAATCTCTTCACAGCTATCTCTTCGCCATCTGGTAGAGTACCCTGCGCACCAAATTGAGCCAAAGATAAGTCCCGCTCAACTGCAAAAAAAGAGTCCATCTAGCAATTTTGTCGAGATCGGCACCTTGTACACCGCGCCAAAGCCTCCTTCGCCGAGCTTGTTGCTCTCGGCGAAGTCCCCGGTGGCAGCTCGCAGAGTTGAAATGTCCATCAGCATCGAATCTACACTCTCAGTGTCCTTACCTGCAGTGGAGTAACTGGAATCTGTTGAATAATTAAGAACAACTCCATCATCAGTTTGAATGTTCAAGTGCAAATTGGAGAGTTTCGGAGAGTTTGAATGTTCAACATACATGGTTGCTTGGCTCGTGCTGGtgatcgccgcctcctcctccagatAAATAAGCCGGCGAGAAGGTTTGCGGCTGCTAGAGTAGGCAGCACAACTATAAGAACCATGCCAGGAACACTGTACTTTCTCCCTGTGGTTGTAATCAATGCATGTAACAAAACAAACGTCAGATCAGATGGATACAATTAACTTGAACAAGATGATACAGGGTATTTAACTAAACCAGAGGGCAACAGGATTTAGAGTAGTAAGAGAACAAAAcatatgttgagacaacatagagTTTATTCTGTTAGTTTGCTCCATTCGCATGGCTTGTCGTCACGATTGATAACATGTCTTTCTGAATTTCTTTGTCCAATTTTCAAATTATCTAGGTACGCCTTTCGGCAAATTATCTAGGTACACCTTCCTTGAAGTGGCCAAGGAGGCTATAATGGATAGTACTCCCTTTCTTTTCGCTGGGAGCTCATTTATTTTTATATATAGAAAGATAAAGATTTAACAGACGCTGACGACTCACCTCCTCCGACCGCAGCCAACGGCGTCACAACATTGGGCACCATAtccagcgccggcgccggcgacggcgcTGGAGCTCCAGTTGCTGGTAGGCGCAGCATGACCGGGCCATCAAGGAAGGGCCTGTTCTCGTACCGGACGCTGCACCTGATCCCAAGAGCCCTCGCCCCGACGCTGTACAGCGGCGTCCCCAACTCCTGGATCATGTTGGCGAGGCAATCCCGGCAGCGCGCCGGCGTGAGGTCCGGCGTGCACTGCGCCCAGCTGTACACCTCCGGGATCTCCCGGTCGAAGGGGACCACCCCGGACGCATACAACCTCATCCTGGAGGAGTTGTAGGCGGCATAGTCCGCGGTGGCGTTGAGGAGCGCGGCCACGACGCGGTCGAAGCGGGCCGGTTCCGCCGTGGCGTTAGCGCTGTAGGCGGTGCTGAACGCCGAGCCCAACGCGGTGTCGTCGGAGGCGCGCAGGTCGGCGTCGGAGTAGTGGAGGAAGCAGGGGTCGTAGTACATGGTGGCCTCCTTGGTGTAGGCGCAGGCGCTGGGCAGGTCCTGGAACCCCTGGTAGAGGCAGTCGGAGCAGGCGGTGGCGTTGGCGTCGCCGCGGCAGAGCGCGAGGGCCCGGACCTGGCCGGCCCGCGCCGTGGCGTAGAGGCCGCCCGGGGACGCCGAGGCGTTCCTAGGGAGGGTGGCGGCCATGGCGCTGATGCTCGCCAGGTAAGTGGTGTCGTTGGCCGCGAAGCTGCCGGTGCTGCCGCAGACTGGCCATGGGTACTCGGCGGCGGCTCGGCGCGCGAGGAGCACGGCGGCGATGGCCACGAGCAGGACGGCAAGCCGAGCCATGCCTATCGACCAATCTGTGTCCGCGCGCGTGTTTGAGCCGTCTGATACTGCAGTTTGCAAATGTACGTACGACTAACTCATTTCGTTTGTCACAGGAAAGTGGACggcaatgctacacgtacaaacaGTTTACAGGCTTTTATGGGTTAGTTTAGAGTCGTTTGTCAGTTTTAATTTCCACGAGAGGGCTGGCGTTTAACATACGGAAAGATTACTGTCGGCTTATCATCTGGGCCGCCTACGACCGCAATTAATATGGCTGACTAGAGACTGAGCATGTGATCGATCTTATCTTATCGTCCAAGGGGCCATTGTACTGTACCAGTTGCATACTTCTATAAGTGCAGGTGCGGTGTACATCTATATAGAAAAGTTTGGCACAGATTAAAACTAACTACAACTTGCATTTTAAGTCTTATCTACAGCTGCCTGAGCTGATCATCGAGAGCAACTAAACTCTTATCTCTAACCACATACAGCAGTACTACTACGTTACAAGTACTCCATCCCTAAAGAAATATAAAAGACTAATCTCTTATACGAAGGAAATAGTTTATTCAGGGACACTACTTCACAAGAACTTTACAAACAAAATCCACGATCAAGCGGCAACGACCAACGACGACTTATTATACATTTTTGATCGATTTCAATGCCATATCTAATTAAGGAGTTGGGATGCAGGATGCATAGAGCTATCTCTCCAACCTTCCGCATCCACGTACGCCATGGCTCGCCGTCTCCTCCTGTCCGTGGCCGTCGTCGCGGTGACGCTTCTCGCGCCGCCCGGCGCGGCGGGATACCCGTGGCCGCTTTGCGGCCAAGCCGGCGGCTTCCCGGCGGGCAGCGATTACAAGGCGAGCCTCGGCCTCCTCGCCGCCACCATGCCCAGAAACGCCTCCATGTCGCCGGGCCTCTTCGCCACCGCGcaggccggcgccgccccggaGAAGGCGTGGGCCCTCGCGCTCTGCCGCGGGGACGCCGGCGCCTCCTACTGCTTCAGCTGCCTCGACCAGGCCTTCCAGGACCTCATCAGCTCGTGCGACTACAAGGACGCCACCATCTACTTCGACTCCTGCGTGCTCACCTACTCCAACATCCACTTCCGCGCCGCCGACGACACCAAGTACAGCCCGGTATACCCGATCCGCAACCTTGCCAACGCCACGGCGGATCCGGCGGGGTTCCAGCGCCTCGTGGCGGCGCTCGTGAACGCCACCGCCAGCAGCGCCGCCTTCAGCTCCTCCACGCGCCTGTACGCGTCCGGGCAGGCCGACTTTGACAAGGAGCTGCCGCAGGTGTACAGCTGGGCGCAGTGCACGCCGGACATGT encodes the following:
- the LOC123104650 gene encoding cysteine-rich receptor-like protein kinase 6; the protein is MARLAVLLVAIAAVLLARRAAAEYPWPVCGSTGSFAANDTTYLASISAMAATLPRNASASPGGLYATARAGQVRALALCRGDANATACSDCLYQGFQDLPSACAYTKEATMYYDPCFLHYSDADLRASDDTALGSAFSTAYSANATAEPARFDRVVAALLNATADYAAYNSSRMRLYASGVVPFDREIPEVYSWAQCTPDLTPARCRDCLANMIQELGTPLYSVGARALGIRCSVRYENRPFLDGPVMLRLPATGAPAPSPAPALDMVPNVVTPLAAVGGGRKYSVPGMVLIVVLPTLAAANLLAGLFIWRRRRRSPARAKQPYSSYSTAGKDTESVDSMLMDISTLRAATGDFAESNKLGEGGFGAVYKGTLPDGEEIAVKRLSKSSTQGVEELKNELALVVKLKHKNLVRLVGVCLEQQERLLVYEFIPNRSLDQILFDTEKGEQLDWGKRQRIIRGIARGLQYLHEDSQLKVVHRDLKASNVLLDADMNPKISDFGLARLFGRGQTQGVTDRVIGTYGYMAPEYLMRGNYSVKSDVFSFGVMALEIVTGRKNSDTLQSEDLLTMIWQHWTSGTVLEMMDPCMNNSFSESDARRCIQVGLMCVQENPVDRPVMSAVGMMLGSDMVSLGAPSKPASMFYTRNAGADSGNGFSISTISLNDDPKDHF